The following coding sequences are from one Rhinoraja longicauda isolate Sanriku21f chromosome 35, sRhiLon1.1, whole genome shotgun sequence window:
- the LOC144609960 gene encoding 2-hydroxyacylsphingosine 1-beta-galactosyltransferase-like — translation MKVLCYLLLAFATSNLSMAAKMMVIPPIMFESHLQIFRTLAKALHSQGHEVVLVVSQGREIEPSPHYRSQLYPGMFTSQTADQFLQERMRNIFSGKLTSLELFAILESYSANCGLMVSNRNLEERLREEKFDLLLVDPNEMCGYVYAEILGIRHVTFSTGLWFPAELGAPAPVSYVPEFNSLMTDRMNLLERGWNSLIYVISRLGTRWAILPKYDSIIKKHKDGPSRSMMDVVQASSMFLLCTDMALEFPRPTLPSIVFVGGILTRQANPLSEELTTWVEDAVDGVVVVSFGAGVKYLSEELSTKLTAAVGRLPHRVIWRYFGKKPGGLGNNTKLMEWIPQNDLLGNQNVKAFLSHGGLNGIYESIYHGVPVVGIPFFGDHYDIMTRVHAKGMGIYLSWNRMSTEDIYQALITVTTNPSYKKKAMYLSKLYRDQPLHPVNRTVYWLDYVLRHNGAPHLRPALYEMAFYQYYMLDVAAISIGCVILLCYCFRRLLRKLKERLSPKVKCSQTQNGFQNRKIISHGKKKK, via the exons ATGAAAGTGCTTTGTTACCTCCTGTTGGCCTTCGCCACCTCCAATCTTTCCATGGCAGCCAAGATGATGGTCATCCCGCCCATCATGTTCGAGAGCCACCTGCAGATATTCCGGACACTGGCCAAGGCGCTGCACAGCCAAGGCCACGAGGTGGTTCTCGTGGTGTCCCAGGGCCGAGAGATCGAGCCGTCCCCTCACTATCGCTCTCAGCTATACCCCGGCATGTTCACCAGCCAGACTGCCGACCAGTTCCTGCAGGAGAGGATGAGGAACATCTTCTCTGGGAAGCTGACCTCGCTGGAGCTGTTTGCCATCCTGGAGTCCTACTCTGCAAACTGTGGGCTAATGGTGAGCAACCGGAACCTGGAGGAGCGACTGAGGGAAGAGAAGTTTGACCTGCTGCTGGTGGACCCCAACGAGATGTGTGGTTATGTCTACGCTGAAATCTTGGGCATCAGGCACGTGACCTTTTCTACCGGGCTGTGGTTCCCGGCAGAACTTGGCGCTCCAGCACCGGTCTCCTATGTCCCCGAATTTAATTCCCTCATGACCGATCGGATGAATCTCCTGGAACGTGGTTGGAACAGTTTAATTTATGTTATCAGTCGCTTGGGCACCAGATGGGCCATCCTGCCCAAATATGACTCCATTATAAAGAAGCACAAAGACGGGCCCTCCAGGTCCATGATGGATGTGGTCCAAGCCTCCAGCATGTTTCTTCTCTGCACTGACATGGCCCTGGAGTTCCCGCGACCAACTCTGCCCTCGATTGTGTTTGTGGGTGGCATCCTCACCAGGCAGGCAAACCCACTCTCAGAG GAGCTGACCACCTGGGTGGAGGATGCTGTggatggggtggtggtggtgtcatTTGGTGCTGGAGTCAAGTACCTGTCGGAAGAGTTATCAACAAAATTAACAGCTGCTGTGGGACGTTTGCCTCACAGAGTAATCTGGAG GTATTTTGGAAAGAAGCCAGGTGGCTTGGGGAATAATACAAAGCTGATGGAATGGATCCCACAGAATGACCTGCTTG GTAACCAGAATGTCAAAGCATTTTTGAGCCATGGGGGCTTGAATGGTATCTATGAATCCATCTACCACGGCGTGCCGGTGGTAGGGATACCATTCTTTGGAGACCACTACGATATCATGACGAGAGTTCATGCCAAAGGCATGGGGATTTATCTGTCGTGGAACAGAATGTCAACAGAAGATATTTATCAAGCTCTCATCACAGTGACCACCAACCCAAG TTACAAAAAGAAGGCGATGTACTTGTCCAAACTGTATCGGGACCAACCTCTTCACCCAGTGAACCGCACCGTGTATTGGCTGGACTACGTTCTACGGCACAACGGAGCGCCGCACCTGCGGCCCGCACTGTACGAGATGGCCTTCTATCAGTATTACATGCTGGACGTGGCGGCCATTTCCATTGGGTGCGTGATATTACTCTGCTACTGTTTTCGAAGACTGCTGAGAAAACTGAAAGAAAGACTGTCGCCGAAAGTTAAATGCAGTCAAACGCAGAATGGTTTTCAAAATAGGAAGATCATATCACATGGCAAGAAAAAGAAGTGA